One segment of Alistipes finegoldii DSM 17242 DNA contains the following:
- a CDS encoding acyltransferase family protein: MKQSERLMSLDALRGFDMLFIMGFASLVVAVCGLWPSAVTDAAAASMSHVAWDGFAHHDTIFPLFLFIAGVSFPYSVAKQRAGGMSEGRIYAKIVRRGLTLVVLGMVYNGLFKLDFENLRIASVLGRIGLAWSIAAVLYLNFGVKTRAAIAVAVLAGYGALSALVAAPDAAGAGPLTFEGNLAGYIDRQFLPGKLIYGSFDPEGLLSTVPAVVTAMLGMFTGEFVRRGDIRGGRKTLWMAAAAAALLAAGLAFSGVLPVNKKLWSSTFVCVVGAYSLGMFALFYYLIDVRGWRRWTLFFRVVGLNSITIYLAQRIVGFGRISDFFLGGIASKCPEAVAAVISSAGYVAVCWLFLYFLYRKNVFLKV; this comes from the coding sequence ATGAAACAGTCCGAAAGATTGATGTCGCTCGACGCCCTCCGCGGGTTCGACATGCTCTTCATCATGGGGTTCGCGTCGCTCGTCGTGGCCGTGTGCGGCTTGTGGCCTTCGGCCGTGACCGATGCGGCAGCCGCTTCGATGAGCCATGTCGCGTGGGACGGCTTCGCCCATCACGATACGATCTTTCCGCTGTTCCTCTTCATTGCCGGGGTCAGCTTTCCCTACTCGGTCGCCAAGCAGCGTGCGGGAGGAATGTCCGAAGGGCGCATCTATGCCAAGATCGTCCGCCGGGGACTGACGCTCGTCGTGCTGGGCATGGTTTACAACGGACTGTTCAAGCTCGATTTCGAGAATCTGCGGATCGCGAGCGTACTGGGACGCATCGGACTGGCGTGGAGCATCGCCGCGGTGCTGTATCTCAATTTCGGCGTGAAGACCCGTGCGGCAATCGCCGTCGCGGTGCTGGCCGGTTACGGAGCGCTTTCGGCGCTGGTCGCGGCGCCCGACGCCGCAGGCGCCGGGCCGCTGACCTTCGAGGGGAATCTGGCAGGCTATATCGACCGGCAGTTCCTGCCCGGAAAGCTGATATACGGGTCGTTCGATCCCGAAGGGCTGCTCAGCACGGTGCCCGCCGTGGTGACAGCCATGCTGGGCATGTTTACGGGCGAATTCGTAAGGCGCGGCGATATTCGGGGCGGCCGCAAGACGCTTTGGATGGCCGCGGCGGCCGCGGCGCTGCTGGCGGCGGGGCTGGCCTTCAGCGGGGTGCTGCCCGTGAACAAGAAACTGTGGTCGAGCACCTTCGTATGCGTCGTGGGAGCCTACTCGCTGGGGATGTTCGCCCTGTTTTACTACCTGATCGACGTGCGGGGCTGGCGCCGCTGGACGCTCTTTTTCCGTGTCGTCGGACTCAATTCGATTACGATTTATCTGGCCCAGCGTATCGTGGGCTTCGGACGTATATCCGACTTCTTCCTCGGCGGCATCGCATCGAAATGCCCTGAGGCCGTGGCTGCCGTGATAAGCAGTGCGGGTTATGTGGCCGTCTGCTGGCTGTTTCTCTACTTCCTTTACAGAAAGAACGTTTTTCTGAAAGTGTAG
- a CDS encoding KamA family radical SAM protein, whose amino-acid sequence MKQRKMLALTLYQLGQLYRHELPELVAAAEASGDAVQFRRRLGEWVSRSESAQGDAGEQIRLLIDYDGREVDELSTGERMPVRTLTLLWQFLTGCLENVEMRTDLFIDLFYLFKRLGGAELPPLSMQRVRIRSERWPSGLDAEVREIRADNRERMLHLLVQKIENRKSTPSRFRFAEGMSYEDKYRQVAIWWNDFRFHLAMAVKSPSELNRFLGNSLSAETMYLLSKARKKGMPFFATPYYLSLLDVTGKGYGDEAIRSYILYSPQLVETYGSIRAWEKEDVVEAGKPNAAGWLLPDGHNIHRRYPEVAILIPDTMGRACGGLCASCQRMYDFQSERLNFEFESLRPKESWDHKLRRLMTYFEEDTQLRDILITGGDALMSQNKTLHNILEAVYRMACRKRKANAGRPDGEKYAELQRVRLGSRLPAYLPMRIDDGLVEVLREFKQKASAVGVRQFIIQTHFQSPLEVTPEAQEAIRRILAAGWLVTNQLVYTVAASRRGHTTRLRQVLNALGVVCYYTFSVKGFQENYAVFTPNSRSLQEQHEEKIYGRLTPEQAGELDAELEKGGDTAERLRRFMKRHRLPFLATDRSVLNLPAIGKSMSFRLVGITPEGRRILRFDHDRTRRHSPIIDRMGEIYIVENKSLAAYLRQLENMGEDADDYASIWNYTHGETEPRFGLYVYPDFPFGVTGRVSNLELE is encoded by the coding sequence ATGAAACAAAGAAAAATGCTTGCGCTCACGCTCTACCAGCTTGGACAGCTTTACCGTCACGAGTTACCCGAACTTGTCGCCGCCGCCGAGGCGAGCGGCGACGCCGTGCAGTTCCGAAGGCGTCTGGGCGAGTGGGTCTCCCGTTCGGAGTCCGCGCAGGGCGATGCGGGCGAGCAGATTCGGCTGCTGATCGATTACGACGGGCGGGAGGTCGATGAACTGTCTACCGGCGAGCGGATGCCGGTGCGGACGCTGACGCTGTTGTGGCAGTTTCTTACGGGCTGTCTGGAGAATGTGGAGATGCGCACGGACCTGTTTATCGACCTGTTCTACCTGTTCAAACGTCTCGGAGGAGCGGAACTGCCGCCGCTTTCGATGCAGCGTGTCCGCATCCGCTCCGAGCGCTGGCCTTCGGGACTCGATGCCGAGGTGCGGGAGATCAGGGCCGACAACAGGGAGCGCATGCTGCATCTGCTGGTGCAGAAGATCGAGAACCGCAAATCGACGCCCTCGCGGTTCCGTTTCGCGGAGGGGATGAGTTATGAAGACAAATACCGTCAGGTGGCCATCTGGTGGAACGATTTCAGGTTTCATCTGGCGATGGCGGTGAAAAGCCCCTCGGAGCTGAACCGCTTTCTGGGCAATTCGCTTTCGGCGGAGACCATGTACCTGCTGTCGAAGGCCCGCAAGAAGGGGATGCCGTTCTTCGCCACGCCCTATTATCTCTCGCTGCTGGACGTGACCGGAAAAGGATACGGCGATGAGGCGATCCGCAGCTATATCCTCTACTCGCCGCAGCTGGTCGAGACCTACGGCAGCATCCGCGCGTGGGAGAAGGAGGACGTCGTCGAAGCCGGAAAGCCCAATGCCGCGGGGTGGCTGCTGCCCGACGGCCACAATATCCACCGCCGCTATCCGGAGGTGGCGATCCTGATTCCCGACACGATGGGACGCGCCTGCGGCGGGTTGTGCGCGTCGTGCCAGCGCATGTACGATTTTCAGAGCGAACGGCTCAACTTCGAGTTCGAGAGCCTGCGGCCCAAGGAGAGCTGGGACCACAAGCTGCGCCGCCTGATGACCTATTTCGAAGAAGACACGCAGCTGCGCGACATCCTTATCACGGGCGGGGACGCCCTGATGAGCCAGAACAAGACGCTGCACAATATACTGGAGGCCGTATACCGCATGGCCTGCCGCAAGCGCAAGGCCAACGCCGGGCGGCCCGACGGCGAGAAATACGCCGAACTGCAGCGCGTGCGTCTCGGTTCGCGCCTGCCGGCCTATCTGCCGATGCGTATCGACGACGGATTGGTGGAGGTGCTCAGGGAGTTCAAGCAGAAGGCTTCGGCCGTCGGCGTGCGGCAGTTCATCATCCAGACCCATTTCCAGTCGCCGCTGGAGGTGACGCCCGAAGCGCAGGAGGCGATCCGCAGGATACTCGCGGCCGGGTGGCTCGTCACCAACCAGCTGGTCTATACCGTCGCGGCGTCGCGCCGCGGGCATACGACCCGGCTGCGGCAGGTGCTCAATGCGCTGGGCGTGGTCTGCTACTACACCTTCTCGGTGAAGGGGTTTCAGGAGAATTACGCCGTCTTTACGCCCAACAGCCGGTCGCTGCAGGAACAGCACGAGGAGAAGATTTACGGCCGGCTGACGCCCGAACAGGCCGGGGAGCTGGATGCAGAGCTGGAGAAGGGCGGCGACACGGCCGAACGGCTCCGCCGCTTTATGAAGAGACACCGGCTGCCGTTCCTTGCGACCGACCGCAGCGTGCTGAACCTGCCGGCCATCGGCAAGAGCATGTCGTTCAGGCTGGTGGGCATTACGCCCGAAGGCAGGCGCATCCTGCGCTTCGACCATGACCGCACGCGCCGCCACAGTCCGATCATCGACCGGATGGGCGAAATCTATATCGTCGAGAACAAATCGCTGGCCGCCTACCTGCGCCAGCTGGAAAACATGGGCGAGGATGCGGACGATTACGCCAGCATCTGGAACTATACGCACGGCGAGACCGAACCCCGGTTCGGGCTTTACGTATACCCCGATTTCCCGTTCGGGGTGACCGGGCGGGTGAGCAACCTTGAACTGGAGTGA
- a CDS encoding family 20 glycosylhydrolase yields MKKLLLTLAAGIVLCSCGSHDPQIAIVPYPNHLETGRGTYRVTDRPVTCDSRTDERTQRAVVGFAARLATVTGGTNPVTVADEVPASGIRFVTDESLPAEGYELNVDGEGIEVRASQFPGFLYALQSLEQLLPAAVYGTEPAPDAAWEVPCVKIADAPRFAYRGMHLDVARHFFSVDEVKRYIDVMAIHKLNTLHWHLTDDQGWRIEIKRYPELTAVGSIRKATVVRKEWGTYDGTPYGGFYTQDEIRDVVKYAADRGVTVIPEIDLPGHMLAALTAYPELGCTGGPYEVWGRWGVADDVLCPGREKTFEFLEGVLTEVMELFPSEYIHIGGDECPKVRWEKCPRCQAKIRQLGLKDDGEHTAEHYLQSYVTDRIGKFLAQHGRRIIGWDEILEGRAPSDAVVMSWRGSEGGIAAAKLGHDVIMTPNSHFYFDYYQSLDTDAEPFGIGGYIPMEQVYSYDPAFPELTPEQQKHILGVQANLWTEYVLSDEHLEYMLLPRLAALSEVQWCLPETKDWNRFIGSFRMDEIYSQMGYEFAKHIFGVTASYAVDPEKGGVVMTLTTQGGAPIRYTLDGSDPTASSPLYKAPVTIGESCTFKAAALREGMQTPVYARKFDFNKATGRRIALNAAPTLKYTYGGASLLVDGYRGGPVYSNGAWIGFLNEPLDVTIDMQGAKPYSAVTVESLVEKGEWVFPPSSVGVYLSDDGSEFTEAALMSVPQETAGSPDGVKPFKVLFPETSARYLRVVARTVDPIPAWHGAAGQKAHMFVDEIIVE; encoded by the coding sequence ATGAAAAAACTACTTTTGACTCTGGCTGCCGGAATAGTTCTTTGTTCCTGCGGTTCGCACGATCCGCAGATCGCGATCGTGCCCTATCCCAATCATCTCGAAACCGGTCGGGGAACCTATCGGGTGACCGATCGGCCCGTTACGTGTGACAGTCGCACCGACGAGCGGACGCAGCGCGCCGTGGTCGGATTCGCCGCACGGCTGGCGACGGTTACCGGCGGGACGAATCCCGTCACGGTCGCCGACGAGGTGCCCGCGTCGGGCATCCGTTTCGTCACGGACGAATCGCTCCCGGCCGAAGGCTATGAACTGAACGTGGACGGGGAGGGAATCGAAGTGCGGGCGTCGCAGTTTCCCGGCTTCCTCTATGCCCTGCAAAGTCTCGAACAACTGCTGCCTGCGGCGGTTTACGGCACGGAGCCTGCGCCCGATGCGGCGTGGGAGGTGCCCTGCGTGAAGATCGCCGACGCGCCGCGGTTCGCATACCGGGGCATGCACCTCGACGTGGCGCGCCACTTCTTCTCGGTGGACGAAGTGAAGCGGTATATCGACGTGATGGCCATACACAAGCTCAATACGCTGCACTGGCACCTGACCGACGATCAGGGCTGGCGCATCGAGATCAAGCGCTATCCGGAGCTGACCGCCGTGGGCAGCATCCGCAAGGCCACTGTGGTCCGCAAGGAGTGGGGAACCTATGACGGTACGCCCTACGGCGGTTTCTATACGCAGGACGAGATCCGCGACGTGGTGAAATATGCCGCCGACCGGGGTGTTACGGTGATTCCCGAAATCGACCTGCCGGGCCATATGCTGGCGGCGCTGACCGCCTATCCCGAACTGGGCTGCACGGGCGGTCCGTACGAGGTGTGGGGCCGCTGGGGCGTGGCCGACGATGTGCTTTGCCCCGGACGGGAGAAGACTTTCGAATTCCTCGAAGGCGTATTGACCGAGGTGATGGAGCTGTTCCCCTCGGAGTATATCCATATCGGCGGCGACGAGTGCCCGAAGGTGCGCTGGGAGAAGTGTCCGCGCTGTCAGGCGAAGATCCGCCAGCTCGGCCTGAAGGACGACGGAGAGCATACTGCCGAGCATTACCTGCAGAGCTACGTGACCGACCGCATCGGCAAATTCCTTGCGCAGCACGGCCGCCGCATCATCGGCTGGGACGAGATTCTGGAAGGCAGGGCGCCCTCCGACGCCGTTGTCATGTCGTGGCGCGGCAGCGAGGGCGGAATCGCCGCGGCCAAGTTGGGGCACGACGTCATCATGACGCCGAATTCGCACTTCTATTTCGACTACTACCAGTCGCTCGACACCGACGCCGAGCCGTTCGGAATCGGCGGTTACATACCGATGGAGCAGGTCTATTCGTACGATCCGGCGTTCCCGGAGCTGACGCCCGAACAGCAGAAACATATTCTCGGCGTGCAGGCCAACCTCTGGACCGAATACGTCTTGAGCGACGAACACCTCGAATACATGCTTCTGCCGCGTCTGGCCGCCTTGAGCGAGGTGCAGTGGTGTCTGCCCGAAACGAAGGACTGGAACCGCTTCATCGGCAGTTTCAGGATGGACGAAATCTATTCTCAGATGGGATATGAGTTCGCCAAGCATATCTTCGGGGTGACGGCTTCGTATGCGGTCGATCCGGAGAAGGGGGGCGTCGTGATGACCCTCACCACACAGGGCGGTGCGCCGATCCGTTACACGCTCGACGGCTCAGATCCCACGGCTTCGAGTCCGCTTTACAAGGCGCCGGTGACCATCGGCGAAAGCTGCACGTTCAAGGCCGCGGCCCTGCGCGAAGGCATGCAGACGCCGGTTTATGCGCGGAAATTCGATTTCAACAAGGCGACCGGACGGCGCATCGCGCTGAACGCCGCGCCGACGCTCAAATATACCTACGGCGGCGCTTCGCTGCTGGTGGACGGTTACCGCGGAGGTCCCGTCTATTCGAACGGCGCGTGGATCGGGTTCCTGAACGAGCCGCTGGACGTTACGATCGACATGCAGGGGGCGAAGCCCTATTCGGCGGTGACCGTCGAATCGCTGGTCGAGAAGGGCGAGTGGGTTTTCCCGCCTTCGTCGGTGGGGGTCTACCTCTCGGACGACGGCAGCGAGTTCACCGAGGCGGCGCTGATGTCCGTGCCGCAGGAGACGGCCGGCAGCCCCGACGGCGTCAAGCCGTTCAAGGTGCTCTTCCCCGAAACCTCGGCCCGCTACCTGCGCGTGGTGGCCCGTACGGTCGATCCGATTCCGGCATGGCACGGCGCGGCCGGACAGAAGGCGCATATGTTCGTGGATGAAATCATCGTAGAATAA
- a CDS encoding ABC transporter substrate-binding protein translates to MKRFPPLIPLLLALLGTACGGSASYTPADFTTEVYTPAYASGFDIRGTERNAATLVTVRTPWQGGSGVEQHLLVLREGIEPPAGFDGQIVKAPVRHVVCMSSSHVAMFDAIGQIRRVCGVSGIDYISNAYVNEHRCCGEVLDVGYDTNLNFERLAAMQPDLMLLYGVTGENTVVTGKLRELGIPYIYVGDYMEESPLGKAEWLMVAAELCNDRSRGAETFGGIAERYRAVKTAVAGSAPAVRPKVMLNTPYRDTWFMPSSRSFMIRLIEDAGGEYVYTKNDSDTSVAVDLEEAYLLASSADVWLNVGPCNTLAELTAQNPKFAGIPAVRNRMVFNNNRRQTPAGGSDFWESGVIHPDLVLRDLSLILGGKPAEEGELHYYKRLE, encoded by the coding sequence ATGAAAAGATTCCCGCCCCTCATACCGCTCCTGCTGGCGCTTCTCGGCACTGCCTGCGGAGGCTCCGCGAGCTACACTCCGGCCGATTTCACGACCGAAGTCTATACCCCTGCATACGCTTCGGGATTCGACATCCGCGGCACGGAACGCAATGCGGCGACGCTCGTCACCGTCCGCACCCCGTGGCAGGGCGGTAGCGGCGTCGAACAGCATCTGCTCGTTCTGCGCGAGGGCATCGAACCTCCCGCCGGTTTCGACGGCCAAATCGTGAAAGCCCCCGTACGCCATGTGGTCTGCATGTCGTCGAGCCACGTAGCCATGTTCGACGCCATCGGTCAGATACGTCGCGTCTGCGGCGTCTCCGGAATCGACTACATTTCCAACGCCTATGTCAACGAACACCGCTGCTGCGGCGAGGTCCTCGACGTGGGCTACGACACGAACCTCAACTTCGAGCGGCTCGCCGCCATGCAGCCCGACCTGATGCTGCTGTACGGCGTCACGGGCGAAAACACCGTCGTCACGGGCAAACTCCGCGAACTGGGCATACCCTATATATATGTAGGCGACTACATGGAAGAATCGCCGCTGGGCAAAGCCGAATGGCTGATGGTCGCCGCCGAACTCTGCAACGACCGCAGCCGGGGCGCCGAAACCTTCGGCGGCATCGCCGAACGCTACAGAGCCGTCAAAACCGCCGTCGCCGGTTCCGCACCCGCCGTCCGCCCCAAAGTGATGCTCAACACCCCTTACCGCGACACTTGGTTCATGCCTTCGTCGCGCAGTTTCATGATCCGCCTGATCGAGGACGCCGGGGGTGAATACGTCTACACGAAGAACGACTCGGACACCTCCGTCGCCGTAGACCTCGAAGAGGCCTATCTGCTGGCCAGCTCGGCAGACGTCTGGCTCAACGTAGGCCCGTGCAACACCCTTGCGGAACTGACGGCCCAGAACCCGAAATTCGCCGGCATCCCGGCCGTCCGCAACCGCATGGTCTTCAACAACAACCGCCGCCAGACCCCGGCCGGCGGCTCCGACTTCTGGGAATCGGGCGTCATACACCCCGATCTGGTGCTGCGCGACCTGAGCCTGATCCTCGGCGGCAAGCCTGCCGAAGAGGGAGAACTCCACTACTACAAACGTCTGGAATAA
- a CDS encoding peptide chain release factor 3 encodes MTLQEEITRRRTFAVIAHPDAGKTTLTEKLLLFGGAIHVAGAVKSNKIKKGATSDFMEIERQRGISVATAVMGFEYKGAKINILDTPGHEDFAEDTFRTLTAVDSVIIVIDGAKGVESQTRKLMEVCRMRSTPVIVFINKLDRPSKEPFDLLDEVEKELNIRVRPLAFPISNGPTFKGVYNLYEKNLSLFTSDEKLTADASTVEISDLASSELEAQIGDKFAAQLRSDVELVEGVYDDFDRGAYLRGELAPVFFGSAVNNFGVRELLECFVRIAPSPCPAPTETRIVEPAEPKMTGFVFKIHANMDPNHRDRIAFLKICSGTFERNKNYLHVRSGKQLKFSSPTAFMAEKKSIIDFAYPGDIVGLHDTGNFKIGDTFTEGEKLKFTGIPSFAPEQFRYIENADPLKFKQLAKGVDQLMDEGVAQLFVSSLNGRKIIGTVGALQFEVIQYRLEHEYNAACRWEPISIYKACWIESDNAAQLADFKRRKHTNMAVDKHGRDVFLADTSYGLALAQENFKDIRFHFTSEF; translated from the coding sequence ATGACATTACAGGAAGAGATCACACGCCGCCGCACCTTCGCGGTCATCGCCCACCCCGACGCGGGTAAAACCACCCTTACCGAGAAACTGCTCCTCTTCGGCGGCGCCATCCACGTCGCCGGGGCCGTCAAGAGCAACAAGATCAAGAAGGGCGCCACTTCGGACTTCATGGAGATCGAACGCCAGCGCGGAATCTCGGTCGCCACGGCCGTGATGGGCTTCGAATACAAGGGCGCGAAGATCAACATTCTCGACACTCCGGGCCACGAAGACTTCGCCGAGGACACCTTCCGCACGCTGACGGCCGTCGATTCGGTCATCATCGTCATCGACGGCGCCAAGGGCGTCGAGTCGCAGACGCGCAAGCTGATGGAGGTCTGCCGCATGCGCTCGACCCCGGTAATCGTCTTCATCAACAAGCTCGACCGCCCCTCGAAGGAGCCGTTCGACCTGCTGGACGAGGTCGAAAAGGAGCTCAACATCCGCGTGCGGCCGCTGGCCTTCCCGATCTCGAACGGCCCCACGTTCAAGGGCGTATACAACCTCTACGAGAAAAACCTCTCGCTCTTCACCTCCGACGAGAAGCTCACGGCCGACGCCTCGACCGTCGAAATCTCGGACCTCGCCTCTTCGGAGCTGGAGGCCCAGATCGGCGACAAATTCGCGGCCCAGCTGCGCTCGGACGTCGAGCTGGTCGAGGGCGTTTACGACGATTTCGACCGCGGGGCCTACCTGCGGGGCGAACTGGCCCCGGTATTCTTCGGTTCGGCGGTCAACAACTTCGGCGTGCGCGAGCTGCTCGAATGCTTCGTGCGCATAGCCCCCTCGCCGTGCCCGGCCCCGACCGAAACCCGCATCGTGGAGCCTGCGGAACCCAAAATGACGGGCTTCGTCTTCAAGATCCACGCCAACATGGATCCCAACCACCGCGACCGCATCGCATTCCTCAAAATATGTTCGGGCACGTTCGAACGCAACAAAAACTACCTGCATGTGCGCAGCGGCAAGCAGCTCAAATTCTCGTCGCCGACGGCCTTCATGGCCGAGAAGAAGTCGATCATCGACTTCGCCTATCCGGGCGACATCGTGGGCCTGCACGACACGGGCAACTTCAAGATCGGCGACACCTTCACCGAAGGCGAAAAGCTCAAATTCACGGGCATCCCGTCGTTCGCCCCCGAACAGTTCCGCTATATCGAGAACGCCGACCCGCTGAAATTCAAGCAGCTCGCCAAAGGCGTGGACCAGCTCATGGACGAGGGCGTGGCGCAGTTGTTCGTCAGCTCCCTCAACGGCCGCAAGATCATCGGCACGGTGGGCGCGCTCCAGTTCGAAGTCATCCAGTATAGGCTCGAACACGAGTACAACGCCGCCTGCCGCTGGGAGCCGATCTCGATCTACAAAGCCTGCTGGATCGAGAGCGACAACGCCGCGCAGCTGGCCGACTTCAAACGCCGCAAGCACACCAACATGGCCGTCGACAAGCACGGCCGCGACGTCTTCCTCGCCGACACGAGCTACGGACTCGCCCTCGCGCAGGAGAATTTCAAGGATATCCGGTTCCACTTCACCTCGGAATTCTGA
- a CDS encoding pirin family protein, with translation MNKTIHRAESRGYADHGWLQTHHTFSFANYYDPRRVHFGALRVLNDDTVAPGEGFGTHPHDNMEIVSIALEGALRHGDSMGNMKVLRPGEIQVMSAGTGITHSEMNASETEPVKFLQIWVLTDAQNHTPRYNQVELAPAKRNVPHVIVAPEGRGGEHVGWVHQDAWFYTLDLDKDRVVEYRMNTRGHGAYVFVIEGSVEAAGEELGPRDGMGITGADEFPIKGETDAKVLIIEVPMEV, from the coding sequence ATGAACAAGACGATTCACCGCGCCGAGTCGCGCGGTTATGCCGACCACGGTTGGCTGCAGACTCACCATACGTTCAGTTTTGCAAACTATTACGATCCCCGCCGGGTGCATTTCGGCGCCCTCCGGGTGCTGAACGACGACACCGTGGCTCCGGGCGAGGGTTTCGGAACCCATCCGCACGACAACATGGAGATCGTGTCGATCGCGCTGGAAGGCGCGCTCAGGCACGGCGACAGCATGGGCAACATGAAAGTCCTGCGTCCGGGAGAGATTCAGGTGATGTCGGCCGGCACGGGCATCACGCACAGCGAGATGAACGCCAGCGAGACCGAGCCGGTCAAGTTCCTGCAGATATGGGTGCTGACCGACGCGCAGAACCACACGCCCCGCTACAATCAGGTCGAGCTGGCGCCCGCCAAGCGCAACGTTCCGCATGTGATCGTGGCGCCCGAAGGCCGCGGCGGCGAGCATGTGGGATGGGTGCATCAGGACGCTTGGTTCTATACGCTGGACCTCGACAAGGATCGTGTGGTCGAATACCGCATGAATACCCGCGGCCACGGCGCCTACGTCTTCGTGATCGAAGGCAGCGTCGAGGCGGCGGGCGAGGAGCTGGGACCGCGCGACGGCATGGGCATCACCGGGGCGGACGAGTTCCCGATCAAGGGAGAAACCGACGCGAAGGTGCTGATTATCGAAGTTCCCATGGAGGTTTGA
- the nadB gene encoding L-aspartate oxidase has translation MKTDFLVIGSGAAGLSFALKAAAHGHVTIVTKGEMNECNTNYAQGGICSVTYAPDTFEKHIRDTLVCGAGKCDEEAVGLVVRRAPELIRDLIEWGTRFDKTPDGRFELNREGGHTEHRILHHEDLTGAEIERALIESVRRHPGITVLEHRFAIDLLTQHHLGEFVTRHTRGLTCFGAYVLNLETNEIETMLAKFTVVATGGCGNIYSTTSNPVVATGDGIAMCHRAKAITENMEFIQFHPTTLYNPGEKPNFLITEAMRGFGAILRLPGGEEFMDKYHPMKSLAPRDVVARAIYREMTKRGSDFVYLDVTHKDPDAVRSHFPNIYEKCLSIGIDITKDWIPVTPAAHYCCGGVKVDTNGETSIKRLYALGETSCTGLHGANRLASNSLIEAVVYADQAARHASSLLDRVEIQEGIPDWDFEGTQHTEEMLMIIQSKREMQTLMSNYVGIVRSNLSLKRAMRRLEILWQETEELYNKTKPNRELCELRNMIAVAYLVIKQGREIKESVGCHFNADYPKEN, from the coding sequence ATGAAAACCGACTTTCTGGTTATCGGTTCCGGCGCGGCAGGCCTTTCGTTCGCGCTCAAAGCCGCCGCCCACGGACACGTCACCATCGTGACGAAGGGCGAAATGAACGAGTGCAACACCAACTATGCGCAAGGCGGCATCTGCTCGGTAACGTACGCCCCCGACACTTTCGAGAAACACATCCGCGACACGCTGGTCTGCGGCGCGGGCAAATGCGACGAAGAGGCCGTCGGACTGGTCGTGCGCCGGGCGCCGGAGCTGATTCGGGACCTGATCGAATGGGGTACGCGCTTCGACAAGACTCCCGACGGGCGTTTCGAGCTGAACCGCGAAGGCGGCCACACCGAGCACCGCATCCTCCACCACGAGGACCTGACGGGCGCCGAGATCGAACGGGCGCTCATCGAGTCGGTCCGCAGGCATCCCGGCATCACCGTACTCGAACACCGCTTCGCCATCGACCTGCTGACGCAGCACCATCTGGGCGAGTTCGTCACGCGCCACACCCGCGGCCTGACCTGCTTCGGGGCCTACGTCCTGAATCTCGAAACGAACGAAATCGAGACCATGCTGGCCAAATTCACCGTCGTCGCCACGGGCGGCTGCGGCAACATCTACTCCACGACCTCCAATCCGGTCGTCGCCACGGGCGACGGCATCGCCATGTGCCACCGCGCCAAGGCGATCACCGAAAACATGGAGTTCATCCAATTCCACCCCACCACGCTCTACAACCCCGGCGAGAAGCCCAACTTCCTCATCACCGAGGCCATGCGCGGCTTCGGAGCCATCCTGCGCCTGCCCGGCGGCGAGGAGTTCATGGACAAATACCACCCGATGAAATCGCTGGCGCCCCGCGACGTGGTGGCCCGCGCCATCTACCGCGAAATGACCAAGCGGGGATCGGACTTCGTCTACCTCGACGTCACGCACAAAGATCCCGACGCCGTGCGCAGCCACTTCCCCAACATCTACGAGAAGTGCCTTTCGATCGGCATCGACATCACCAAGGACTGGATTCCCGTCACTCCCGCGGCACACTACTGCTGCGGCGGCGTCAAGGTGGACACCAACGGCGAAACCTCCATCAAACGGCTCTACGCGCTGGGCGAAACCTCCTGCACGGGACTGCACGGCGCAAACCGGCTGGCATCCAATTCGCTGATCGAGGCGGTGGTATACGCCGATCAGGCGGCGCGCCACGCATCGTCGCTGCTCGACCGGGTCGAAATTCAGGAGGGCATTCCCGACTGGGACTTCGAAGGCACGCAGCACACCGAGGAGATGCTGATGATCATCCAGTCGAAGCGCGAAATGCAGACGCTGATGTCCAACTACGTGGGCATCGTCCGCTCGAACCTCTCGCTCAAGCGCGCCATGCGGCGGCTGGAAATCCTGTGGCAGGAGACCGAGGAGCTTTACAACAAAACCAAGCCCAACCGCGAACTGTGCGAACTGCGCAACATGATCGCCGTGGCCTATCTGGTCATCAAGCAGGGCCGCGAAATCAAGGAGTCGGTCGGCTGCCACTTCAACGCCGACTACCCGAAGGAGAACTAA